The following is a genomic window from Candidatus Bathyarchaeota archaeon.
CAGAGCGGAGTTTGCTCAGGGCGGTGGAACAAAACTCACCAAAGTAGATAATGCAATTCGAAAAGCCGAAGAAGTCTTGAGACATCAATTGAAGAAAAAGGCAAAATAAATAAAAGCCGCTATCCCGCTAGTGTAGTGGTGCAAGAAATGAGGGATCGATTCCTCGATAGATGCTGACAAAACCTTTAATACTACGCCGCCTAATCCAGAAACTTTCATGGAACTTCTACACCAAATCGAAGCCAAATGGCAGAAAGCTTGGGAAAAAACAAAAGTTTTCGAAGCAAACCCAGACCCCAAGCGAAAAAAGTGCTTCGTCACCTTCCCATACTCATACGCAAACGGACCAGTCCACGTTGGACACGCCTTTACGGCGACACGAGTCGACGCTTACGCACGATTCAAGCGTATGCAAGGCTACAACGTTTTGTTTCCGTGGGCGTGGCACTGGACTGGAACAACCGTGGCAGGCGCAAGCGAACGCGTGAAAATGGGAGATGCAAAGTTTGTCAAAGTATTACGGGAAATCGATGGCGTGTCAGAAGAAGATTTGAAAAAGTTCGTTGACCCTGTTTATATGGCTTCGTATTACACTAGGGAAAACAGAAACACAGTTCGTCGTGCTGGGTTTTCTATTGACTGGCGAAGAGAATTCCAAACAACTTCGCCCCAATTCAGTAAGTTTATCGAGTGGCAATACAAAAGACTGCGTGAAAAAGGCTACGTCGTCAAGGGAACCCATCCAGTAGTCTGGTGTCCCCACTGCGAAAGTCCAACTGGTGACCATGACCGCCAAGAAGGTGAAGGTGTCGCGCCAGAAGAATACACGCTGATGAAGTTCAAATACGGAGACGCTTACTTGCCAGCTGCCACTTTTAGACCAGAAACAATCTATGGCGTAACAAACATTTGGCTAAACCCAGAAGCAGACTATGTAGAGGCAGAGGTAAATGAAGAAAAATGGATAATCAGCGAAACAGCTGCAAACAAGCTAAAAGCACAAAAACGAAAAGTTTCCATAATCCGCCGCTTTAAAGGAAAGAGGCTCATAGGGAAAAACGTTACAAGCCCCATTATCGAAAAGCAACTACCCATTCTGCCAGCGTTGTTTGTCAACGCAGAACACGCAACTGGGGTGGTGTACAGTGTTCCAGCCCACGCGCCAGTTGATTGGCTAGCGTTAAAAGATTTGCAGCAAAACCCTATTTCCTTAAAAGAGTTGGGCATCGAGCCAGCCACAGTGAAAGACATTCAACCAATCTCCATGATTCACGTCGAAGGATTCGGCGAATATCCCGCTGTGGAAGTGGTTGACCAACTGGGTGTAAAAGACCAATGCGACCCTAAAGCAGAAGAAGCTACAAAATGGCTGTACAAGAAAGAGTTCCACGGCGGAGTCTTAAAGAGAATCTGTGGCGAATACGCTGGGAAAACAGTTCGAGAAGTCAAAGAGGTGCTTATCAACGATCTAAAGGAGAAAAACGTTGCTGATACAATGTACGACTTGACGCAACCTGTCATTTGCAGATGCCTAACGCCATGCATCGTCAAGATATTGGAGGGACAATGGTTCTTAAAGTACAGTGACCCGGAATGGAAGAACAAAACCAAAGAAGCCCTAAATCGCACAACAATATACCCTGAAACTGCTATACCATGGTTTCTCAGCACCATAGACTGGCTAAACGATTGGCCATGTGCCCGTAAGAGCGGCTTAGGCACACCGCTGCCTTGGAACAAGGAGTGGATTATAGAAACCCTAAGTGACTCCACTATTTACATGGCCTTTTACACAATCAACAAACAAATCAAACAGCACAGCATAGCGCCCGAACAGCTGACATCTGAAGTCTTTAATTACGTCTTTTATGGAAAAGGCAATTTAGACGCAGTAGCCAATAAGTTAAAACTGGGCAATCAAATCTTACAGCAGATGCGGAACGAATTCTTATATTGGTATCCAGTGGATATGCGAAACTCCGGAAAAGAACTGATACCAAACCACCTCACCTTCTTTCTATTCCAACACACAGCTCTCTTCCCACCTGAACACTGGCCACAAATGATAGGAGCTAATGGTATGCTAATGATTGGAGGAAAACCAATGTCAAAGTCGAAAGGCAACTTTGTCACCTTCCGAAGTGTCATTGAGCAGTTTGGTGCCGACCCTTCTCGTTGCGCGTCGCTGCTGGGTGCCGAAGGTATAGATGACCCTGACTGGAAAAGCGAAAACATTCGAGACGTTAAAAACAAGCTTGAATCTTTCTACAGATTGGCAGAAACTATTGTTACAGAAGCAAAAGACGAAAAAACAGGACGGTTGGAAGATTGGCTGTTCAGCGTGCTACAGCAAAAAATAGAGACGGTTACCGAAAGCATTGAGATGCTGAAAACTCGAACTGCAGCAGAAAATGCCTTCTTTGAAATCTGGAACGACTTCCGATGGTATGCTAGAAGAAAAGGCAACATGAAAGCCAAAGCCTTACTGAAAGCCTTGAACATCTGGGTGCGATTGCTAGCACCTTTCACACCGCATATTTGCGAAGAAATCTGGAACAAAATGGACGGAGAAAACTTTGTCTCCCTTGCTGAATGGCCAAAATACGACAAAAGCAAAGTCAACCCGACTGCAGAAAAAAGTGAGACTTTAATCAAATCAACATTAGACGACACCCTAAGCATAGTTCGAGCAACAAAGATATTTCCAAAGAAAATATGCTATTACACGGCGGCGAGATGGAAATGGGAAGTATACAAAGGAGCACTAGTAATGTCTCTGGAAAAAGAGAGTATTATCCAAAGCGATTTGATGATGGAACTGATGAAAAACGAAGAAATGAAGAAGATGGCAAAGGAAATTGCCAAATTCGCCTCCCAAATTGTTGACGAAATTAACAGAACAGGGGGAAATAGAAAAGAAAAACTGCTGTTAGTTGGAACACTAGACGAGGCCGCTGTGTTAATTGAGGCGGTAGATTTTCTAAAGCGGGAGTTAAATGCAGAAGTCCAAGTTTACGTAGAAGACGATAAGCAGCGATATGACCCTAAAAAACGCGCTCAACTAGCAAAACCCTACAGACCAGCAATATATGTGGAATAAGCAGCTAAAGTTGCATTCGAAGCAACGACAAAATACTGGAGTTCACTTTGATGTGGTAGTTCTTACGTCCACCTGAACTAGTGGTAATGTAGTAATCTTCGTCCTTTTGTAGTTTGCTTCCATAAAAAAGAGCTAAAACAGTGCGGCTGATATTTATAGTAGTTAACTTTTCGCTTGGAATTTTATCTTCTACCTCTTTTTTCAACAGCCTCGGATTGATTGTGTAGATGATGCTGTTGTGTGGGTGCCTATTTTTATAGTTTTTTTCAATATCCAATACAAGGTAGCATATCAAGTCGTAGTAGGGACTTCTCTTTCTTTCGATAAGATTAAGGTAGTTAATCAGGGGAATTGGGACTTTATAAATTTCGGACATTGCCTTCCCCTATATATAAGTCTTAAGGAAGCAAGATTTAAGTCTTAACTTTATATAAATATTTATAGAACAATTTTCTATGCCTACAGATATTGCATTGTGAAAGAATTATATTTTCGTGTACTCCTTTGTAGTGTCCTAGCGGGCCCGTGGCGTAGCATGGATACCCTCTTAGCCAGAAAGCGCGTCGGCCCTCTAAGCCGGAGACCCTGGGTTCAAATCCCAGCGGGCCCGCCAACTGGAACTGCCGTATTGACGGTTTATGACTTCAGAAGTGCACGGAAATTTTAAATTCTATCGAATCAAAAATAAGTCACTGTAACTTTAATATTTAACTTGTTAATGTTTATAGAAGGGTTAAAGATGAGCACACACGCAGAAGACTTGAAGCTACGCCTTATGACGATTGAGTTACTTCGAACAGCGAAGCGTCAATACACTTACAGAGAACTATCAGCTAAAACAGATTTACCAGTCACAGTTTTGAGCCGATACGCAAAGGGTCACGTCTTGCCAAATGTTATGAGAGCCCGTCAGCTCTGGAAAACCTTAAAGAAATTGGTGGGTTTAGAGGTTGAACTGCGCAGAAAAATACATTTTAACAGTGACGGATACTTTGACAACACAGAAATTGTAAGTGATTATAACATTTTGCGGCAAGCCGCTCACCACGCCCTTGCCAACTTCGCTGGGAAACGTGTAACTAAAGTCTTAACAGCGGCGGTAGACGGTATTCCACTTGCAACTATGGTGTCTAACCAATTAGGCATCAACCTTGTTGTCGCCAAGTGGAACAAAGAAGTTGGAGTACCGGCTTTCCTTGAAGAAACATACGTGTTGAGAGACTCTGGTGTGACTATGACGCTGTATGTTCCAAAGAACGCAATCAAACGAAGAGACAGTGTGCTTGTGGTAGATGATATGATAAAAACCGGCGAAACCCAAAACGCGCTGATCAATCTTGTCCGCAAAGCCAAAGCTGAGCTTTCAGGGATTTTCACGTTAATAGCCATTGGAGAAGACTGGAAAAAAAACCTGAACCTCCCTAAAGGCTGCCCAGTGGAGGTTGTTACAAAAGCGAACCCTCCCACTAAACGCAGCTAAAAGCAAGCTCAGTACTTTTGCGAGAGACTCGAGGTTTCTGCTTCGAAAAATATAATCAACAGACAATACAATAACAGAACTCTGCGAGGATGAAACTATATGCGAACAATTGAATGGAAAGACGGCACAGTAACTACAATTGACCAGACCAAACTGCCTAATCAAACAGTGCTTTTGAAAATGACAAGCTGTGATGAAATTGCAGAAGCTATCAAAACTATGCAGATTCGTGGCGCACCACTTTTAGGAGCAGCGGCAGCTTATGGTCTCGCGTTGACAGCATATCATTCAAAGGCTAAAGATAAGAGACAGCTTATAGAGGAGCTTACTGCTTCTGCACAGATTTTAAAGAAAACTCGACCAACTGCAGTGAACCTGTTTGGGGCTATAGACAGGATGATGAAGAAAGCTGGAAAAATGGATGGAGATGCAATGGCTGTTGTGAAAGCCGTAGTTGAAGAAGCAAAAAGAATAGCGAATGAAGATGTTGATGTAAACCGCAAAATTGGAGAATACGGCTCTACACTCATAGACAGCGGAGACACCGTGTTAACGCACTGTAATGCAGGCAGCTTGGCAACAGTAGATTATGGCACTGCGCTAGGAGTAATAAGAACTGCTTGGAAAAAGGGCAAGGGCATCAAAATTATTGCAACGGAAACTCGTCCTTTGCTTCAAGGTGCACGGTTAACTGCTTACGAGTTGTTTCGCGATGGTATTCCGGTTACTTTAATTACGGACAGTATGGTGGGCTATGTCATGTCTAAAGGATTTGTTAATAAAGTGGTGGTGGGAGCAGATAGAATAGTAAAGGATGCGGTAGTTAACAAAATCGGCACCTACATGATAGCCGTGTTGGCTCATGAGCATAAGGTTCCTTTCTATGTTGCTGCTCCAAACACAACGTTCGATATGGAACAATCAGCAAAAGACGTGGTTGTCGAAGAGCGGAGTATAGAAGAAGTTGTTAAATTTGGCGGTGTGCAAGTTGCTCCGAAAGGAGTGTCTGCCTTTAATCCAGCTTTCGACATTACACCTTTAAAATACGTTACTGCAATAATCTATGAAAAAGGCATCATTTCCCCAGCAAATTTCCAAAAAATTTCAACTGTTTGAAGGCTAGGTATATATCTCCTAATTTGTATGCTATTAGTTTGTGCGGCAGGATGAGACTTTGAAGAAAAATGAACAACAAGCCAAGGACTCTCGAAATTCTGAGATTAAAAAGATTAAAGGCTTGCTTTCAAAAAAAGGCGTTACAGTTTCAGCTAGTGGCAATTTTGAAAACCTGACTTCTCGCGGCTATGGAACATTAGAAAACAAAAAATTGGCTCTAAGTTTCTACGAAGCTCTATTTCTGCAAAGCAAGGGAATGGTTGAAGTGGTCAAGGGAAAATCACGGAAGGCTTTAGATTTTCAAGAACTTCTGCATCAGTTCGAGCTTGTGGACGAAAATGCTTGGCTGAAGTATTTGATCTATCGGGATTTGAGAAGCCGTGGTTACGTGGTGAGAGATGGATTTGGCTTAGGAATCGATTTTCGAGTTTATGAAAGGGGAGAGTATGGGAAAGCAACAGCTACTTATCTTATTCTCGGGATTCAAGAAGGTAAGCCTATTTCGGTTAAAGAGTTGGCTCATGTGTTGAAGCATGTTCAAAGCTTGAAAAAGAAGTTAGTGTTGGGAGTCGTAAATCGTCGCGGAGAAGTTGTTTATTATACTCTTTCAAAGCTAACAATGAAAAAGATGTAGAGGAATTTCCTTGCCTAAATTTCAAACTGTTAGGGGAATGCGGGACTTTCTGCCGTCAGACGCAGAAAAACTGAGACATGTTGAGGCTGTTACAAAAGAAGTTGCACGGCTGTATGGCTTCGAGGAAATAATCACGCCTCTTGTAGAGTATTATGACTTATTGGCGGCAAAGTCTGGAGAAGAAATTAAAGCACGGTTGTATGCCTTCAACGATTTGGCTGGACGAAAAGTAGCCTTGAGACCTGAATTCACCGCTTCTATTGCCAGATTGATGGCGACCACTCTACGAAACGAGCCTAAACCCTTGAGGTTATTTTCAACGGGCACATTGTATCGGTATGACGAGCCGCAGTTTGGTCGTTACCGAGAGTTTTGGCAATCAAACTTCGAAATCATCGGCAGCAGCAAACCCGAGGCAGACATTGAAGTTCTCGCTCTCACCAACCATCTTATGCAAAAGCTTGGACTTCGCAACTACCGGTTCAAAATAGGCCATGTAGGCATCTTGCGGGGAGTGTTGTTCGAGGAAGGTGTAAAAGACGAAGAGCAAAACATTGTGATGCAGCTTTTAGACACTAAAAGATGGGATGAAGCACTTGGAACTGCGAGAGGATTTGGCGTTTCAGAGAAGGGTATAATGGCTCTGAAAGAAATCTTTGAAGCTAAAGGAAAAGACGGTTCCAGAGTCTTAACGCAGGTCAAGAAGAAGCTAAAGGAATATGCAAGCTCGGTTGCTGCAGTAGAAAACCTACAGCAAATCATTGGGCTCTGCAAAGAAGGTGGAATAAAATTCGACATGTCAATTGAAGCGAGATTTGCACGCGGTCTAGAATATTATACGGGGATGATTTTTGAACCGCTTGTTCCTGAAATGGAGATTTCATTAGGCGGCGGTGGACGATACGACAAACTCGTTGAAATGTTCGGAGGAGAATCGACACCAGCAGTGGGAGTGGCTCATGGGCTAGACCGTATCGCCTTGGCAATAGACAAGCAAAACGTCGCACCAGAATCCTCTAAAAAAATTGTGGCTGTAATTCCTATAGGTGAAAAAACGGTTCCAAAAGCAATGGAATTAGCGTTGCGGCTAAGGAAAAAAGGAGTTGCTGCAGAGTTGGAGGTTATGCGGCGCTCAATTTCTCGGGCTTTGCAGGACGCTGACAGGAGAAAAGTGGCGCATGCGGTTATTCTTGGTCCAAAGGAGCTTAAAGAAAGAAAAGTAATGTTGCGAGACATGAAAAACCGTCAGCAACACCTAGTCGACATTGAAGATGTGTTTAAACTACTTTAAAAAAAGATTGACTAGAGGCTTGCAAAGGACGGCGGTTCAGGAACAGGTATAGGTTTAGGCTTCCTTCTCAACACTTTGAAAATGGTTATTATGCTAAAAATCATTACTGCTATCCACATTAGTATTCCTAGGAAAAGATTTGTTGAAACAGCTAAGAAATAAGCAAAGTCTACTTCGGCAGAATAGTAACTTGATGACAAGTCAAAAACGGTAAAGTAATAGTTAAAATACCAGTGAAGCAAAATCGGCGCTTGAACTCCATAATAAAGATATGCTAAAGCAAAAACAGCGCCGCTCATAGCCGCTTGAGAGATTTTCCCCGGCTCCCAACCGCCAAAATAATGGGCGATACCGAAAAGAGAAGCCGTTAGAAACACCATTACCCATTCAGCCCAAATCACCCCTCCAAACAAACCACCCTTGCCGATGGTTTTCAAGTCAACAGTTTCCTTCGCCTTCTCAGGCTGCAAAACAGACAAAATGCTAGTCTTCAACCGTTGACTCCAAGAAAAATCAGGCCTCGTCCTTTTTCCAGCAAGAAAAATGTAAGTTACCAAAAAGGTTCCTATTGGAATTATGCGAAAAATTATCTCTTCAACTAGTGGAGCCCGTGAAACTATGAGGAAGCCCAGAAACGGGTCACTTATAGGTATAGAACCCGTGGGAATCCCACCTTGCGTTTGTAAGTGATTCAATACTATTGTAGCTACTAGCAACATAGATGTTATTAGCGGCATGGCGAGCAAGTTGTTGCTGAAAGGACTTTGTTTAGCGGCACTGGAAAAGGATTCTCGGGCTCTGGAAAGGCTTTTTCTGTATTTCCAAGCAGCAGCAAAACAAAGTGCAAAAACCCACCAGAGAAATATGAAGTACAATCCAACGTTTACGGGTATCGTTACATCTATAATGAACAGTGGATGGAGAGGTATTGTGTCTTGGCTGAATTTTAGACCTTCTGCTGTGGAGAAAAAAACTAAAATTCCCAAACCCATCGAAAGCAGATACGTGAAGACAATGAAGAAACTGATTACTAAAACGATGGCGAAAAGAAATCTTTGCAATGTTTCGGATAAATTCGAGTTCATAGCCTACTCCGTTTAGGTAAAACAAGGAACATGTTTCTATTAACCTTAACCTCTAAGTGTTAACGACGAACTTTATCCAATACCCGGTTTGCCAGCTTATCCACTTCTTCTATGTCTTTGTTTGTTCTTGAAACATAACTGAAGGATACCCTGTGAAAATGTTGCTGGAGTTCATGAACTTTCAGCCAAAGACTCTCCAGTCGAGGATTTCTAACCTGATATTCTCCATTAAGCTGTTTTACCACCAATTCGCTGTCTAGAAAACAGTGCACATAGCCATCTGTAAAGTCACGCGCCAGTTCTAGGGCGATTATCAATGCCTCATATTCAGTCTCGTTATTAGTTCTTCTTCCCAAAAACTTAGAAACCTTCTTCATCACAACTCCGCTTTTATCCACTATCTTAACAGCTATAGCTGCAGGTCCCGGGTTCCCTCTTGAAGCCCCGTCAGAGTATATTCGCAGTTGAGTTGATTCTTTAGACTGCAACTTACAAGCCTTCGATGAGCTATTGGTCGCCGAAAGTTAATAAAAGATGTTTACTATTTTCATGCCCAGCCTAGAAACTTTAGAATCATCCGCAGACTAACAAACACCAAAACCAAGCCGAAAATTCTCTGCAGATTCTTACTCGAAACACGCCTAGAAACATATGCACCCATCTGTGCTCCAAAAATAACGCCAACACCGAGAAGAAGCGCATAACCAAACTGAACGTTCCCAAGAGATAAATGAGTCACGACCCCAGAAAGCGACGTAAAAATCATAATAAAAACCGAAGTAGCAACCGCCAGATGCATAGGAAAAGAGAGAGCAAAATGTAGAATTGGAACCAGCAAAGCACCACCGCCGATACCTAATAGGCCTGAAGAAACACCAGCAAAGAAGCTCAAGGGCAAGCCAATTTTCATATCTGCAATATAGTCAAAGACTTTGCCCTCAGAGTCTACAAGCCGCCGAGTCCAGCCTGTTTTACGGCTTTTTAACAGCTTGAAGTTGCTCAAACTGTATGAAAAAATCATTCGAGAAGCAACGTAGAGTATAAACAAGGCGAAAATTAATATCAACAGTTCTTTAGCAATAATAGCCGTCAAATATGCTCCTAAGAAAGCGCCTGGCACTGTAACTGTGGCTAAGAATAAACCTACTTTATAGTCTATTCTTTCTTGTCTTACATAACTACTCGTAGATGACAAAGCTTTAAACACAATCATAGCGAGACTTGTTCCAGCAGCTATCTGCGGAGAAAATTCGATGCTTAGGGGTAGCAGTTGTAAGGCAGGTACTATGAAAACTCCGCCTCCGATGCCCAGCATAGCCGCAATAATGCCAACGAAAAGGGCTAGAACGGGAAGAAAGATTACTTCATATACCGTCATGTATGCATACAAATCAACATTAGTCGACACTGCAGTTTCTGTAATTTCTATTGTAGTGCCAGGATAATACAAAACCACATGAATCTTGAGGCATATCCCGGAGGATTTGTCATACCAGCGCTCCATATTGGACGTGGCCCAGTTGTATTCGACCACCCAACAATCTCTTTGCTGCTCGAAGACATAAATTTGCTCGCTCCTATTGATATCGTTGATTCCATAGAATATGTCTATAGTAGACCCTGTTGTGACGTTTGTTTCTATCCAAAGTGGCCATTTTTCTCCAATATATTCTGTATCTGAAGAATTAACTATTTCACGGGTAACTGTATTTATCGTCCAATTAATTTCACCAGTGGTCAGTGCTACATTTCCTTCAGTTACATTTACTCCATTAGAGATCAAGTGCAATTCAGCAAAGTTGTCTCCAAGCTTGGTTATGTTCCATGTCATGTACTCCGTTTCATTATGTCCAGTCCATATGAAAAGCTGCTCGTAAGTCATGTATGCGTCCAATTTTAGCCAAGACGATTTAGCTGCTTCTGTATACGAATAGACTCCAATAGCAAATGACACGCCAATGATTAGCAGCACAGCAGTTAACAGCAATGTCTTCCTATTCATTCTCGCTGTCTCCATTATGTTCAAACTTTGAATTTAGTAGAATCGTTTCTTAGGCGAGGTTGAGTTTGACTCTGGTTGTTCATGGGTTTATCAAAAACTGTGGTACTTACTAATAAATAATAGCGTTAGATTTTGATGGCAACTTTTATCTGTCAGACACGTAATGTAGCCTTACCACGTGTGGAAGCGTAGGTTGAGCAAATCTAGCAGAAAACGAACTTCACTCGAGCGGTTTCGCCTCAAAAAAGCATTGGACACACTGACTCGCAAAGAAGGACGTGGAACAGAGCTTGTTAGCCTATACGTTCCTCCAGGAAAGCAAATCAGCGAAGTTCTTAACACACTTAGGCAAGAATACGGCACCGCTGCAAACATAAAATCCGACACAACGAGAAGCAACGTTCAAGATGCTATCACAAAGGTTCAGCAGCGGTTAAAGCTGTTTAAGAAAGTGCCTGAGAATGGTTTGGTAATTTTCAGCGGCACCATACCGCGGAATGGTCCAGGCAGCGAAAGAAACGAAACCTACGTCTTGACACCGCCAGAACCCATTAGCATAAACCTATACCGCTGTGACTCAAGGTTTCACACTGAATACTTGCAGGAAATGTTGAAAGAGAAGGAAACTTATGGAATCCTACTAGTGGATTCGAGTGCAGCTACTTTTGCGGTTTTGCAGGGTAGACGCTTGAACATTGTGAAAGAAATTACTTCTGGCGTTCCAGGTAAGATGCGGGCGGGTGGACAATCGGCGAGGCGTTTTGAGCGTCAGAGAGAGGCTAAGATATTGGAGTTTTTTACCCGTGTCGGTAGTCATGCTACGGATATTTTTCTTGGAATAGAAAATTTGAAGGGGATTATTGTTGCGGGTCCTGGTCCGATAAAGTATGATTTTCAGAAGGGTGATTATCTGCATTATCAGTTGAAGGATAAGGTTCTTGCTAACATAGATACTGCTTATGTGAGTGAGCAGGGGGTGAAGGAGGTTGTAGAGAAGGCGCCTGAGATTATGCGGCGGGTTCGTTATGTGGAGGAGAGGAAGCTTATGCAGGATTTTCTCTACGAGGTTGGACATGACACTGACTTGGCTACTTATGGCGAAGATGAAGTTAGGCGTACTTTGAAGATGGGGGCGGTGAGGACTTTGCTGTTGTCGGATGCTTTGGATATTGTTAGGGTGACGGTGAAATGCACAGCTTGCAACTACAGCAAGAAGGAGACGATGAAAAGCAGGGAGGGGGAAGGTTTTCGGCAAAGTCTTACTGGTCAGCCGTGTCCAAAGTGTAAGTCGCCGTCTCTTGTTGCGGATGAGGTGGAAGACATTGTTGAAGAACTGGCGGAGCTGGCTGATCAGGCAAATGCAAATGTAGAGATAGTTTCGATGGATACTGAGGAGGGACAGATGTTGAAAAACGCGTTTGGCGGAATCGCAGCTATACTTCGCTTTAAGCTCTAAGGCGAGATTTTTTGTAAGTGAAGGCCGAACATTGTAGTTTTTATGTAATCTCATTGCTTCTAGAGTGACGTTCTGAGAAACAGAAAAGCTTCACTCATGTATTTTGATCTATTTAATGCCTGTTTGAAGCAAAGAATCAAGGTTAGTCTAGAGGGAGTGGCGCACAAACAAACCGACAACTAACGGCTTTTCGTTAAAGCTAACTTTTAAATCTTGAAACCAACCTATAAGTAAAACGACAAACATTAACGGAGAAAATTATGTTGAGTAACCCCCAAACATCCAGAATCCTAAGAACCCTACCTAGAGAAAAAGCATTTTACTTCTTCACCTCAATAGGAAACTACACAGGAAAAAGCGCCACATCACTAGAAGAATTCGTCAAAGAAATCCTAGACGTAAACATCAAATCATTAGAATTCCATCTCTACCGAGACGACTTCGAAAAATGGATAGCTCAGACCCTTGAAGACAATGTATTGGCCAACAAAATCAAACAACTCAAAGCACTGAAACCAATAGGAATAGACCTAAGAGACCGTCTCTACCTAATCGTTTCAAAACACCACGAAAACCTCAAAACACCACCTCGTCCCACAACAACTCCAACCTCAACAACACCAACCTACACCAAACCCAAACCCACCACAATAACATTCGGAAAAACACAATCACAAAGCACCGTAGAAACGCAAGCCAAAGAATAAACAAACCGTTTCGCTTCAGTCAAAAAACATCTACACTATCCCGTTTCCACTTAGCTAAAGTAACCAAGAGCAAAACCTGAAAAGATACCTTCATCAAGTATAAAGACGTTTCATTCTCTCTCGTCGGAACAACATAACTGCCTGCTTTTTTTGGATAATAATCCAGCGATGTCCTATAAGGATAATGAGAGGTTTCATTAACCTTCTTTACAGCACCCTGAATGGTATAAGGGTCCTCAGCAAGTAAACACTGAAGCAAGTCTAAAGTAGACTCGTCGGTTTCTTCCAATTCTACCGAACGGGTCCAGCCTATAACAACTTTAGCGCCCCTCCCAATCAACGCCTCTGCCATACTCGTTTTGTTAAGACTGTCGCATCCCATCAAAACAACTACACAACTGCTGTCAAATCGTCCCCTCACACTAAAATTTACAAAAGTAGGACCAATTGCAAAATATCTGTCGCCAGTAATTAGAAACTCAGCGACACTAAGCTGGTTTCCATATTCTGCAGAGTATCGTATTTCTTTTTCTTTATTGTGGAGTTCTGAGGTGAACAAGTCAACAAAATCACTTTCGTTTCTCACAGACGAGTGTACTCTTAAAATTATTATTTTGCCCCCTTTTGAGGGGAGGTCTTTGTAAAAGTCCA
Proteins encoded in this region:
- the leuS gene encoding leucine--tRNA ligase, encoding MELLHQIEAKWQKAWEKTKVFEANPDPKRKKCFVTFPYSYANGPVHVGHAFTATRVDAYARFKRMQGYNVLFPWAWHWTGTTVAGASERVKMGDAKFVKVLREIDGVSEEDLKKFVDPVYMASYYTRENRNTVRRAGFSIDWRREFQTTSPQFSKFIEWQYKRLREKGYVVKGTHPVVWCPHCESPTGDHDRQEGEGVAPEEYTLMKFKYGDAYLPAATFRPETIYGVTNIWLNPEADYVEAEVNEEKWIISETAANKLKAQKRKVSIIRRFKGKRLIGKNVTSPIIEKQLPILPALFVNAEHATGVVYSVPAHAPVDWLALKDLQQNPISLKELGIEPATVKDIQPISMIHVEGFGEYPAVEVVDQLGVKDQCDPKAEEATKWLYKKEFHGGVLKRICGEYAGKTVREVKEVLINDLKEKNVADTMYDLTQPVICRCLTPCIVKILEGQWFLKYSDPEWKNKTKEALNRTTIYPETAIPWFLSTIDWLNDWPCARKSGLGTPLPWNKEWIIETLSDSTIYMAFYTINKQIKQHSIAPEQLTSEVFNYVFYGKGNLDAVANKLKLGNQILQQMRNEFLYWYPVDMRNSGKELIPNHLTFFLFQHTALFPPEHWPQMIGANGMLMIGGKPMSKSKGNFVTFRSVIEQFGADPSRCASLLGAEGIDDPDWKSENIRDVKNKLESFYRLAETIVTEAKDEKTGRLEDWLFSVLQQKIETVTESIEMLKTRTAAENAFFEIWNDFRWYARRKGNMKAKALLKALNIWVRLLAPFTPHICEEIWNKMDGENFVSLAEWPKYDKSKVNPTAEKSETLIKSTLDDTLSIVRATKIFPKKICYYTAARWKWEVYKGALVMSLEKESIIQSDLMMELMKNEEMKKMAKEIAKFASQIVDEINRTGGNRKEKLLLVGTLDEAAVLIEAVDFLKRELNAEVQVYVEDDKQRYDPKKRAQLAKPYRPAIYVE
- a CDS encoding phosphoribosyltransferase family protein; translated protein: MSTHAEDLKLRLMTIELLRTAKRQYTYRELSAKTDLPVTVLSRYAKGHVLPNVMRARQLWKTLKKLVGLEVELRRKIHFNSDGYFDNTEIVSDYNILRQAAHHALANFAGKRVTKVLTAAVDGIPLATMVSNQLGINLVVAKWNKEVGVPAFLEETYVLRDSGVTMTLYVPKNAIKRRDSVLVVDDMIKTGETQNALINLVRKAKAELSGIFTLIAIGEDWKKNLNLPKGCPVEVVTKANPPTKRS
- the mtnA gene encoding S-methyl-5-thioribose-1-phosphate isomerase; the protein is MRTIEWKDGTVTTIDQTKLPNQTVLLKMTSCDEIAEAIKTMQIRGAPLLGAAAAYGLALTAYHSKAKDKRQLIEELTASAQILKKTRPTAVNLFGAIDRMMKKAGKMDGDAMAVVKAVVEEAKRIANEDVDVNRKIGEYGSTLIDSGDTVLTHCNAGSLATVDYGTALGVIRTAWKKGKGIKIIATETRPLLQGARLTAYELFRDGIPVTLITDSMVGYVMSKGFVNKVVVGADRIVKDAVVNKIGTYMIAVLAHEHKVPFYVAAPNTTFDMEQSAKDVVVEERSIEEVVKFGGVQVAPKGVSAFNPAFDITPLKYVTAIIYEKGIISPANFQKISTV
- the endA gene encoding tRNA-intron lyase produces the protein MKKNEQQAKDSRNSEIKKIKGLLSKKGVTVSASGNFENLTSRGYGTLENKKLALSFYEALFLQSKGMVEVVKGKSRKALDFQELLHQFELVDENAWLKYLIYRDLRSRGYVVRDGFGLGIDFRVYERGEYGKATATYLILGIQEGKPISVKELAHVLKHVQSLKKKLVLGVVNRRGEVVYYTLSKLTMKKM
- the hisS gene encoding histidine--tRNA ligase; protein product: MPKFQTVRGMRDFLPSDAEKLRHVEAVTKEVARLYGFEEIITPLVEYYDLLAAKSGEEIKARLYAFNDLAGRKVALRPEFTASIARLMATTLRNEPKPLRLFSTGTLYRYDEPQFGRYREFWQSNFEIIGSSKPEADIEVLALTNHLMQKLGLRNYRFKIGHVGILRGVLFEEGVKDEEQNIVMQLLDTKRWDEALGTARGFGVSEKGIMALKEIFEAKGKDGSRVLTQVKKKLKEYASSVAAVENLQQIIGLCKEGGIKFDMSIEARFARGLEYYTGMIFEPLVPEMEISLGGGGRYDKLVEMFGGESTPAVGVAHGLDRIALAIDKQNVAPESSKKIVAVIPIGEKTVPKAMELALRLRKKGVAAELEVMRRSISRALQDADRRKVAHAVILGPKELKERKVMLRDMKNRQQHLVDIEDVFKLL